GCAGGCTCGCGGCGCGGCGCTGCTCGCGCTCGCGCACGCGCGGCTTGACGTATACGAATACACGCCCGCGCAGATCAAGAAGTCGATCGTCGGATTCGGCCGCGCGGAAAAGCAGCAGGTTTCGCAGATGATCGCCTCGCTTTTGACCATGCCGGAGCCGGCGTTTTCCGACGCGTCCGACGCGCTGGCCGCGGGCATCTGCCATCTGTCGTCGTACCGCTTCCTCGAACAATCGGGCGGGCTCATTCGTTGATCGCGCGCCTTGCCGGACGCATTGTCGAAAAGACGGCGGGCGCGGTCGTCGTCGACGTGCGCGGCGTGGGGTATCTTGTCCACGTGCCGGCGACCGCGTTCCGGCGGCTGCCCCAGGCGGGCGAGGAAACCGAGTTGCACATCCGCACGATCGTGCGCGAGGACTCGATCGCGCTGTACGGATTTCGCGAAAGGCGCGAGCGCGACGTGTTCGATCTATTGATCACCGTCACGGGCGTCGGGCCGAAGGTGGCGATCGCGAT
Above is a genomic segment from bacterium containing:
- the ruvC gene encoding crossover junction endodeoxyribonuclease RuvC; translated protein: MRVLGIDPGSIVCGWGLVDEAPGGLRHVDCGVIAPRAKLSLAVRLGEIYDGITRVIADHHPDVAAVETIFFAKNVRSAIVLGQARGAALLALAHARLDVYEYTPAQIKKSIVGFGRAEKQQVSQMIASLLTMPEPAFSDASDALAAGICHLSSYRFLEQSGGLIR